The Hippopotamus amphibius kiboko isolate mHipAmp2 chromosome 16, mHipAmp2.hap2, whole genome shotgun sequence genomic interval TGTTAGAATTCCTCAGCATAGGTTTTCATTGGTTTTATCCTAAGCATTCTGAACACTCAAGTTTTTGTAGATTTTTACCTCTCACTCCTTTATGTAATCGTATGGTtcatcttttaataattttactgaTGCCTGAAAAGTTATATTCATGATATATATGAGAACATTTGTAGTGGTAAGTCAAGCTGAACCAAATGGAAAAACTAAATttccacaaaacaaaattttaagaaaactgccAGTCCTCTAGAGGGCGCTCATGTGCTTTTCCTTTAATCTCAATTCAGGTTCAAGAGCAAACCAAAGAGCCCAGTAAGAACCCTCTTCTCAGGAAGAAACGGGCTCTGATCTCTGAGCCGGCCCTCCTTCGAACTGTGCAACAGATCCCAGGAGTTGGGAAAGTTAAAGCTCTCCTCCTGCTTCGGAGGTTTCCGAGTATCCAACAACTAAGTAACGCTTCCCTCCAAGAACTGGAGCCAGTGGTTGGACAAGCAGTGGCCCAGCACATTCATGTGTTCTTCACCCAGTCAAGGTGACAGCTCTTCTCAGGGCATCTCCTTTGCACCACGAACCGCaggatcttgttttcttttcatattaagAAAAGATCTCATCTCAACAGCAACTAGCGTATGATGAGGGGAGGCCTGAATGGAACCTGCCAGTTGTCCTGCCCTGCTCTCTGGGCTCAGGCACTTACTTCAGATAGTGAGTCCCAGACGGCACTGCCTTCATCCTACTAGCATGAAGAGGGCTGGTGGACACCTTCCTAAGGGAGTCGGTTTAAACAGGGACTCAGATTCAGCAAAAAGCCAGCTTGGGCAGATTTTAATGTGTGACCTTGACCTGTATGTATCATGGAAGGTGGTGGATGTGACCACCTAAAGGAAACAAAGCTACAATGAATGAAGCACTGTGTACCATAAGCCCCTTGTTCCTGCTGGTGGAGCCACGGCTCTTCAGGTCTGGTCTTAACACACCTGTGCTTTGAGGGTGGCTGCCAGTGTAAACAATTGtgctgccttccttcccttcctcccccccccttCCTTTCCTGGTAGCTGCACAGTTTGTTTATAATTACTGAGCACATCTTCTGAACACAGAAAGCCTGGAGTCTGGAGTTCCCATTTTAAGATAAGCCAACgtgtgagggagggggagaatgTGTTTGTAAATGTATAGCCCCACACCGGGAAGAGATGGGGAAATGGCAGGGGCAGCTGCATCCACAGTGGAGAGCCCGGGGCTGGGGATCAAAATGTGCAATTgctcattcaaaaaataaatacaattaaaattaaagaggCCATATGTTTTCAGGGATACTAAGATAACTTGAAAGTGAGAGTCCTATTTTGTGAAatgttagtaatttttaaaaaatcaagtacaataaaaacattttgtgcATTAGGGTAAAAATGATTTGAAAGAGGAGGGAATTAAAGTGAACTCAAAGTGGAAACCATTAACTCAGGCACACGACTgcgtttatttaaatatttatacaaaaataGCC includes:
- the FAAP24 gene encoding Fanconi anemia core complex-associated protein 24 isoform X2, translated to MSEQYFPAVQKFVVLDLGMVLLPVANQVEASCLIIQLVQEQTKEPSKNPLLRKKRALISEPALLRTVQQIPGVGKVKALLLLRRFPSIQQLSNASLQELEPVVGQAVAQHIHVFFTQSR